Proteins encoded by one window of Tunturibacter psychrotolerans:
- a CDS encoding ferrochelatase, giving the protein MPGICRNAEWKPFIRDVVDDIRSVGIENITAICLAPQNSRTSVGLFKRAVENAVAGSFHVDFVAGWADHPMLIKAFAQRMQAALSTARSKRSGRVAVLFIAHSVPARTIEPSESPVEYHGMILANGPDCYADDCKETAPLVAGELKDSLSPDGWYFAFQSQGMSGGPWIGPTVEDTLSQLKADGYGTVVIQPVGFLCDHVEALYDIDIAFQ; this is encoded by the coding sequence CTGCCCGGTATATGTAGGAATGCGGAATGGAAGCCGTTCATCCGCGACGTCGTCGATGACATTAGGTCGGTCGGGATCGAAAATATAACGGCGATTTGCCTGGCGCCTCAGAACTCGCGGACCAGTGTCGGTCTGTTCAAACGTGCAGTCGAGAATGCGGTTGCTGGATCGTTCCACGTCGACTTTGTCGCAGGATGGGCCGACCACCCGATGCTCATCAAAGCCTTCGCGCAGAGAATGCAGGCAGCGTTGAGTACCGCCCGATCGAAACGTAGTGGCCGTGTCGCCGTGTTGTTCATCGCGCACTCAGTTCCGGCGCGCACTATTGAACCCTCCGAGTCTCCAGTTGAATACCACGGGATGATCCTCGCGAACGGTCCCGACTGCTATGCGGATGACTGCAAAGAAACAGCACCGTTGGTCGCCGGAGAGTTGAAGGATAGCCTAAGCCCCGATGGCTGGTACTTTGCGTTCCAGAGTCAGGGCATGAGCGGCGGCCCGTGGATTGGTCCCACCGTCGAGGACACCTTGTCGCAGCTGAAGGCCGATGGTTATGGAACGGTTGTAATCCAGCCCGTCGGCTTTCTCTGCGATCACGTTGAAGCCCTCTACGACATCGACATCGCGTTCCAGTAG
- a CDS encoding ferrochelatase has protein sequence MKKENEANAKEAVLLLAHGTPDVLGEMEEYLRLVIGGRGVPPQVVHELQERYAAIGLRNTPSIAGPHLTRWPMRQAGRLRERMDCPVYVGMRNGSRSSATSSMTLGRSGSKI, from the coding sequence ATGAAAAAGGAAAATGAAGCTAACGCTAAAGAAGCTGTCCTGTTGCTCGCGCACGGAACACCAGACGTGCTCGGAGAGATGGAAGAATACCTCCGTCTTGTCATCGGTGGACGCGGTGTTCCGCCTCAGGTAGTGCATGAGCTTCAGGAACGCTATGCCGCAATCGGGCTGCGTAACACACCCTCGATCGCAGGTCCGCATCTGACACGCTGGCCGATGCGGCAGGCAGGCCGTTTACGTGAGCGCATGGACTGCCCGGTATATGTAGGAATGCGGAATGGAAGCCGTTCATCCGCGACGTCGTCGATGACATTAGGTCGGTCGGGATCGAAAATATAA
- a CDS encoding ankyrin repeat domain-containing protein, which translates to MGASFKGNERDVRLLLDNGANANAVDSKGLTSVMYAVMFGRISVIRVLRAGGSGKVDDNTGFKYQVRVAARGESHDESQTNCRPLRHDCVDLVPAWVISGSLSRGEEQQSQDRPDFDRPEDQHKPEGRAWIYRAHSCDLQLEPRRR; encoded by the coding sequence ATGGGTGCTTCCTTCAAGGGTAATGAGAGAGACGTCAGACTTCTTCTCGACAACGGAGCAAACGCCAATGCGGTCGATTCCAAGGGGCTGACCAGCGTGATGTATGCGGTCATGTTCGGGAGGATCTCGGTCATCCGTGTGCTTCGCGCAGGGGGGAGCGGCAAAGTCGACGACAACACAGGGTTCAAGTACCAAGTAAGAGTCGCAGCCAGAGGAGAATCTCACGATGAAAGTCAGACTAATTGCCGTCCTCTTCGTCATGATTGCGTTGACCTCGTTCCTGCATGGGTAATCTCAGGATCTCTATCACGCGGCGAGGAGCAACAAAGTCAAGATCGCCCAGACTTTGATCGACCAGAAGATCAACATAAACCAGAAGGACGAGCGTGGATATACCGCGCTCATTCTTGCGACCTACAACTAGAGCCCCGACGTCGCTGA
- a CDS encoding ankyrin repeat domain-containing protein produces MNLAKALLSAKADVNQTDDEGYTPLILATYNDNFKVAQLLLKHGANTDQRPLRRDSFDGCFLQG; encoded by the coding sequence GTGAATTTGGCGAAGGCGCTACTCAGTGCAAAAGCTGACGTGAATCAAACGGACGATGAGGGCTACACTCCTCTCATCCTTGCAACCTACAACGATAACTTCAAGGTCGCCCAGCTCCTTCTGAAGCACGGGGCGAACACAGATCAAAGACCACTCAGGAGGGACAGCTTTGATGGGTGCTTCCTTCAAGGGTAA
- a CDS encoding LysR family transcriptional regulator: MELQQLRSFCSVVRYGSFTKAAEQEGIAQPTLSLQIRRLEKSVGSTLFVRLVRSVRLTHAGEIFYSHAKEILNRSKIAESQVRQLEDGIRGPLRIGVISTVLPYLLAPRLPEFWILYPEVDIVLTEDVTMKLVDKLRAGDIDVIIVSL, encoded by the coding sequence ATGGAACTCCAACAACTAAGGTCCTTTTGTTCGGTCGTTCGATATGGCAGCTTCACCAAGGCTGCGGAGCAGGAAGGGATAGCTCAGCCGACGCTCTCTCTACAGATTCGCAGATTAGAAAAATCGGTTGGATCTACCCTTTTTGTACGGCTGGTCAGGTCAGTACGGTTGACTCACGCCGGTGAAATCTTTTACTCGCACGCAAAGGAAATACTCAACAGATCCAAGATTGCTGAGTCGCAAGTTCGGCAACTGGAAGATGGCATCCGTGGACCGCTTCGGATCGGTGTTATCTCGACGGTCCTTCCATACCTGCTCGCGCCACGCCTTCCCGAATTCTGGATCCTGTATCCAGAGGTCGACATTGTTCTGACGGAAGACGTCACAATGAAGCTTGTCGATAAGCTCCGGGCAGGCGATATAGACGTGATCATTGTGAGCCTGTAG
- a CDS encoding catalase-related domain-containing protein, which yields MIPVSAPKCPFHSYHRDGAMRVDGNYGGTTSYEPNRHSEWQEQPDYSEPPLAISGDAQKFDFREDDHDYYSQPGNLFRMFSTEEKQRLLENTARALGPASKVVRDRHVANCTKADAAYGEGVARALEAFLAEHK from the coding sequence TTGATTCCGGTCAGCGCGCCCAAGTGCCCGTTCCACTCCTACCATCGCGACGGCGCGATGCGCGTCGACGGAAACTATGGCGGCACCACCAGCTACGAGCCCAACCGTCATAGCGAGTGGCAGGAGCAGCCCGATTACTCGGAGCCGCCATTGGCCATCAGCGGAGACGCACAGAAGTTTGATTTTCGTGAGGACGATCACGACTACTACTCGCAGCCGGGCAACCTCTTCCGTATGTTCAGCACGGAGGAAAAGCAGCGTCTGCTTGAGAACACCGCTCGAGCTCTCGGTCCGGCCTCTAAAGTTGTCCGGGATCGCCATGTTGCGAACTGCACCAAGGCCGATGCGGCTTACGGCGAAGGTGTTGCAAGGGCTCTTGAAGCTTTCCTGGCGGAGCACAAGTAA
- a CDS encoding catalase, producing MSEGRCDRAMVGFNHAIKRDLRTGMRSADSNWDFWTNLPEALHQVTVVMSDRGIPRSFRHMHGFGSHTYSFINSESKRFWVKFTFKTQQGIQNLTDQEAEALMGKDRETHQRDLYEAVERGDFPRWTLYVQIMNEEDANTYHVHPFDLTKVWPHADYPLIEVGVLELNRNPENFFADVEQGAFAPTNIIPGIGYSPDRMLQGRLFSYGDTQRYRPESITL from the coding sequence ATGTCCGAAGGTCGCTGTGATCGTGCCATGGTTGGATTCAACCACGCCATCAAGCGCGACCTCCGAACCGGCATGCGCAGCGCGGACAGCAACTGGGACTTCTGGACAAACCTTCCGGAGGCTCTGCATCAGGTCACCGTTGTCATGAGCGATCGTGGAATCCCACGCTCCTTCCGCCATATGCACGGCTTTGGCAGCCACACGTATAGCTTCATCAATTCTGAGAGCAAGCGCTTCTGGGTGAAGTTTACTTTCAAGACCCAGCAGGGCATCCAGAACCTCACGGATCAGGAAGCCGAAGCCCTGATGGGCAAGGACCGTGAGACTCATCAGCGCGATCTGTACGAGGCAGTCGAGAGGGGCGACTTCCCCCGCTGGACGCTGTATGTGCAGATCATGAATGAGGAGGATGCGAATACCTACCACGTCCATCCGTTCGATCTCACCAAGGTCTGGCCTCACGCCGACTATCCTTTGATCGAAGTCGGCGTCCTCGAACTGAATAGAAATCCCGAGAACTTCTTCGCGGATGTCGAGCAGGGCGCCTTTGCTCCAACGAACATCATCCCGGGAATCGGCTACTCACCGGACCGGATGCTTCAGGGACGCCTGTTCTCGTACGGCGACACACAGCGCTACCGCCCGGAGTCAATCACTCTTTGA
- a CDS encoding sensor histidine kinase, giving the protein MRTHRRKTKSSDLGNEKDVDLDLRDDPQWRAPSQPIEAERMSAIGRMACSISHDMRHALAAIYANAEFLERHDICASVRADLLLEIQEAVLEMTERIDSLLQFGSSGRKSPLVHERVSLVVDRAVAAVKFHPDGRNVSITVGKFPPAEADIDTRNLESAIYNLLLNACQAATHSTRVPEVKVHLTEVDERIYVTIVDNGLGIPASVRRTLFEPFVTAGKPNGTGLGLTLARRVAEEHGGSVRLEKSNRETTVFTLTLTKNRSLILEDLRVVEPASRSVAMDLRTAHR; this is encoded by the coding sequence GTGAGAACGCATCGTAGAAAAACAAAGAGTTCGGATCTCGGCAATGAGAAAGACGTTGATCTGGACCTGCGAGACGACCCTCAGTGGCGTGCACCAAGCCAACCGATAGAGGCAGAGAGGATGTCGGCAATCGGTAGGATGGCGTGTTCGATATCACACGATATGCGCCACGCGCTCGCGGCGATCTACGCGAACGCCGAGTTCCTCGAGCGCCACGATATCTGTGCGAGTGTGCGGGCCGATCTGCTGCTCGAAATTCAAGAAGCAGTGCTCGAGATGACAGAGCGCATTGATTCACTACTGCAATTCGGTAGTAGCGGACGGAAAAGCCCGCTTGTCCATGAGCGCGTTTCTCTGGTTGTTGATAGAGCCGTTGCGGCAGTGAAGTTTCATCCAGATGGGCGGAACGTGTCCATCACAGTCGGCAAGTTCCCGCCGGCGGAAGCAGACATCGATACGAGGAATCTTGAAAGTGCCATCTATAATTTGCTGCTCAATGCCTGTCAGGCTGCGACACACTCGACTCGCGTGCCTGAGGTGAAGGTCCACCTTACGGAGGTCGATGAACGGATCTACGTCACAATTGTGGACAATGGCCTCGGTATACCTGCCTCTGTCCGGAGGACGTTGTTCGAGCCGTTCGTGACCGCAGGAAAACCGAACGGAACAGGCCTTGGGCTCACCCTCGCTCGTCGAGTGGCTGAAGAGCACGGTGGCAGCGTCCGCCTCGAGAAATCAAATCGAGAAACGACAGTATTCACGCTGACCCTAACGAAAAACAGATCTTTAATTTTAGAAGACCTAAGAGTAGTAGAGCCGGCTTCGAGATCTGTGGCAATGGATCTGCGAACTGCTCATAGATAG
- a CDS encoding response regulator transcription factor, whose amino-acid sequence MSAPPRIRVFCVDDHPLMREGIATVIRNEPDMQLVAEASTGHDAIRGFREHRPDVTLMDVRMPDMGGIDALHSIRTEFANARVIMLTTFEGDAEIKRALEAGAQGYMLKNMPRKQLVDMIRKVHAGQKQIPTEVAVQLIEHLGAETLSKREVEVLQKVAGGNRNSDIAALLFISEETVKGHIKHIMEKLGASDRTEAVAIGIRRGIIHL is encoded by the coding sequence ATGAGCGCGCCCCCCAGAATTCGAGTCTTCTGCGTTGACGATCATCCTCTCATGAGGGAAGGCATTGCGACCGTCATCAGAAATGAACCCGACATGCAATTGGTTGCGGAGGCGTCAACTGGACACGATGCCATCCGGGGATTTCGTGAACATCGGCCTGACGTGACACTTATGGATGTCCGGATGCCGGATATGGGGGGCATCGACGCATTGCACTCCATTCGCACAGAGTTCGCGAATGCCCGTGTGATCATGCTCACGACGTTTGAAGGAGACGCCGAGATTAAACGCGCTCTGGAGGCGGGAGCGCAAGGCTACATGCTCAAAAACATGCCCCGAAAACAGCTCGTAGATATGATCCGCAAGGTGCATGCGGGGCAGAAACAGATCCCTACCGAGGTCGCAGTTCAGCTCATTGAGCATCTTGGGGCTGAAACGTTGAGCAAGCGAGAGGTTGAGGTCCTTCAGAAGGTCGCCGGAGGAAATCGAAACAGCGACATCGCAGCACTCCTTTTCATCTCTGAGGAAACAGTAAAGGGACATATTAAGCACATCATGGAAAAACTCGGTGCAAGCGATCGCACCGAGGCCGTCGCTATCGGAATTAGACGCGGAATAATACATCTCTAG